TCGCTCGCTCATGTGCCTCCTTCAGTTGGGTCCGTTTCGCCGCTGGTTTCTGCTATCGGTTCTGTCAACTCTTGATTTGACAGATTGTCTGGCCGTTGCACATCCTGGCCGGTGGCTATAGCCAGCAGACGTTCCAAAGCCTTGCGTCGGCGAACGTCATTGGCGATGGAGCGCAGGGATCTCTCGCTGCTGAGGGCAGCTTTGACGGATTCTGCCCGCTGACCAAAGGAGCCAGACACGCGGTTCACTTCCTGTTCGATTTCCTCTGCCTCTGCTGTGATGCCTTCTGCCTCAGCAAACTTGTTCAGCACCAGGATGCGCTTCAGGCGTTTCTCTGCCTGAGGCTGAGTTTCCGCACGCAATTGCGGCAAAGTTTTCCCCGTGATCTGCAGGTAACCCTCCAGAGTGAAACCCTGCTGGCTTAGATTATCCGCTAAGGATTCGACCATTGCATCTATCTCGCGTTCAAGAGCAATAGCTGGATACTCCAGTACCGCTTGTTGGACTAGAGCATCCAGCGCCTCATCCAGCGCGTCATTCTTTGCTTCTTCTTCCTTGCGCTTGCGCAGTTCCTCTTCGATGCGGGCGCGTAGCTCCGCTAGCGTTTCGTAGGAGCCTACACTCTGTGCCAGTGCGTCATCCAACGGGGGCAATTCTTTCTCTTTGACCCCTTTGACCGTCACACGGAAGTGGACGCGTTTGCCAGCTAAATCCGCATCGCGAAAATCCGTCGGATATTCCACATCGAACTCCTTGCTCTCACCTGGCTTGATACCCACCAGGTTTTGGCCAAAGCCGGGCGGAGTGATTTCCTCGCTCACTTCCAGAGTCAGATCCAGTTGCTCCACTGTCCGCCCATCCGCGGTCGTCCCGACGGTGTCTATTAACACCTGATTGCCCATCTCGGCTGCATGTTCCACTGGTACCCAGACTGCGTGGCTCTCCTGAATCTGGGCCAGTGCCTCCTCTACCTCGGATGGGGTCACCTCTACCGCTTTTTGTTCCACGCGTATACTGCGGTAATCGCCAAGAGTGACCTCGGGCTGTACCGGCACACGGATCTTGAGCGTGAGCGGTTCCAGTTGCACGATCTCCATCTGACCCTGGGCATAAGGCTCGAGCCCGCTTTCCTGCAAGGCTTCCTGATACCAGCCATTGCCCATCTGGTTCAGCATTTCATCGTAGATCAGTTCCTTGCCATAGGTGCGTTCGACCAGGCGGTAAGGCGCCTTGCCTGGGCGAAACCCTGCAATAGGATGGCGCCGATTGAGACGTTGTGCCGCTTCACGCAACGGCGTTTCTAGACGTTCTGGTTCCACTTCGATGGTGAGCGCGTACTCGCACGGGCCTATCTTTTCTTTATTGATTTTCAACGGGTTAATGGCCTCCAGTTACAAAATGGGCGCGGCTTAGGCTAATATTCTACCCAAGCCATACAGAGAATGCTGGTTCGTGCGAACCAGCATTCTCGTGAAGAGCGGAAGACGGGATTCGAACCCGCGGCCCTCTCCTTGGCAAGGAGATGCTCTACCGCTGAGCCACTTCCGCTTCTAGCCTGACCGATGGGGAAGGAGAGACTCGAACTCTCACGGATTGCTCCACGTGATCCTAAGTCACGCTCGTCTACCATTCCGACACTTCCCCGCGCCGGCGCATCATTCATTCTAACCAATTTCAATCAAAAGTCAAGTATTGCGTGCGCTTGGCTCTCTGCTTGACATTTCTCATCCCTTGTGTCAAAATGTGGCTGCTTCATAGTTGTCTCGTTATACCTCTGATGCAGAGTTTTCTCGTCCTGGTCAAGGTGGCGAGTCTCGCTAAAGTCGGTAGTAAAGCTCAGGGCATGAGCTTGCTTTGTGATCTAGGCAGGTGACAAGTGATGATTCCCATGCCATATCTCAGCGTACTGCGCAAGATTTGTGAGCGCTTGGAAGGCAATCCAATTAACTGGGTTGTCACAGGGAGCTTGGGCATGGCCCTGCAAGGCGTGCCAGTGCCCATCCACGATATAGACATTCAGACCGATGAAGAGGGCGCATACGAGATCGAGCGCCGCTTTTCCGAATACGTCATCAAACCAGTACAATACTCAATATCTGAGCACATACGTTCCCACTTTGGCGCGCTTGAAATAGACGGCATCCAAGTAGAGATCATGGGCGCTGTTCAAAAGCATCTGGACATTCAGAGTTGGGAAGAGCCAGTCAGGATCGAATGCTATAGGCAGTGGGTAGAAGTTGAGGGGATGAACATTCCCGTTTTGTCGCTAGAATACGAGTATCAGGCATATCTCAAACTCGGCCGAAGCGACAAGGTAGAGATACTGAGAGATTGGTTGCTGAAGAACAAATAAGGCGCGAGAGGCTTCTGCGTTGGCTGATGGATCACCTCCTTTGCAATTATAGGCTACAATGCGCCTAGCCAGCCTTTCCAGCCGACGCTTTATGATCCCAATCCCCTTTTGAGGAGTTGACCTGATGTCCGCTGATATGCTCGAGGTTTTGAGGCAGTTATCCTTCCTGTCCAGTGTGCTGGCTGGTTTTGCACTCACTGCGGCTATCCAACTCATTCCATTTGCCAAAAAGAACT
The nucleotide sequence above comes from Chloroflexota bacterium. Encoded proteins:
- the tig gene encoding trigger factor; its protein translation is MKINKEKIGPCEYALTIEVEPERLETPLREAAQRLNRRHPIAGFRPGKAPYRLVERTYGKELIYDEMLNQMGNGWYQEALQESGLEPYAQGQMEIVQLEPLTLKIRVPVQPEVTLGDYRSIRVEQKAVEVTPSEVEEALAQIQESHAVWVPVEHAAEMGNQVLIDTVGTTADGRTVEQLDLTLEVSEEITPPGFGQNLVGIKPGESKEFDVEYPTDFRDADLAGKRVHFRVTVKGVKEKELPPLDDALAQSVGSYETLAELRARIEEELRKRKEEEAKNDALDEALDALVQQAVLEYPAIALEREIDAMVESLADNLSQQGFTLEGYLQITGKTLPQLRAETQPQAEKRLKRILVLNKFAEAEGITAEAEEIEQEVNRVSGSFGQRAESVKAALSSERSLRSIANDVRRRKALERLLAIATGQDVQRPDNLSNQELTEPIAETSGETDPTEGGT